From the genome of Gammaproteobacteria bacterium:
GCCTAAGAGCCTATCCGTGAATAAATCATCCCTGCGTTGCTGCCCCAAAACACGCCAGGCAAGGCGCGAGACGCGAAGTTTGGTTGTTCCAAATAAGCGGCGAGCAACGCCGCATGGCGTGTTTTGGGGCGCAACCCGAAGGGACGGGGCCGGTTTTGCGCAGTGCGGCGTCACGCTTCGCTCATGTGCAACAAGCACACTACACTCAGCATTCCTTGCCCTGCGCAAAACCGACCTCCGTCGCAGGGATGATTTATTCACGGATAGGCTCTAATCCTTATGCCTACCCCTCTCACCGTCGGAACTCTGTTTGACATCCACCGCGAAAAACTCGCGCTGGAATGGCTGGCGGGCCAAACGGGGGCGGGGCGCGCCGTAGAGCTGGAAAAGCGGCGGCATGCCACTGGCCCGTCCACGGACTCTTCCTGGGGTACTTCATCCGGCCCTGCCGTGGTAGGGCATCTTAATCTTATTCATCCTAACCGCGTCCAGGTGCTGGGACGCTCGGAGTGCGATTACTTGCAGGGGCTGGGAAAGAATTCGCACGACGACGCCATCAAGCACTTGTTCGACTATGCCCCTGCCGCAGTGATTGTCGCCGACGGACAAGCGGCCGAAGCGGAGTTGAAGCAATATGCCGAGCGCACCGCCACACCGCTGTTTGCATCACGCCAGTCGAGCGACAAAATAGTCGATCACCTGCATTACTATCTGGTCAACTTCCTGGCCGACAAAACCACCCTGCACGGCGTCTTTATGGATGTGCTGGGGATCGGCGTGCTGCTTACCGGCGATAGCGGTGTAGGTAAAAGCGAGCTGGCGCTAGAGCTGGTGAGCCGTGGCCACTGCCTGATCGCCGATGATGCTCCTGAGTTTTCGCATATTGCCCCCGACACGCTGGACGGTACCTGCCCCGAATTACTGCGCGATTTCCTTGAGGTGCGCGGGTTAGGTGTGCTCGATATCCGCGCCATGTTCGGCGACAGCGCGATTAAGCAAAGTGAACGCTTGCGGCTGGTCGTTCATTTGCGGCGTATGACAGACGAAGAGGTGTACAAAATGGATCGCTTGCGCGGTGAGCACAGCATCCGCACCGTGTTGGAGGTCGAGATCCCGCAAATCCTGTTGCCGGTGGCGCCGGGGCGCAATC
Proteins encoded in this window:
- the hprK gene encoding HPr(Ser) kinase/phosphatase, which codes for MPTPLTVGTLFDIHREKLALEWLAGQTGAGRAVELEKRRHATGPSTDSSWGTSSGPAVVGHLNLIHPNRVQVLGRSECDYLQGLGKNSHDDAIKHLFDYAPAAVIVADGQAAEAELKQYAERTATPLFASRQSSDKIVDHLHYYLVNFLADKTTLHGVFMDVLGIGVLLTGDSGVGKSELALELVSRGHCLIADDAPEFSHIAPDTLDGTCPELLRDFLEVRGLGVLDIRAMFGDSAIKQSERLRLVVHLRRMTDEEVYKMDRLRGEHSIRTVLEVEIPQILLPVAPGRNLAVLVEGAVRNHILSLGGYHAGKAFMEQQRHIMAQQSV